A genomic window from Leptospiraceae bacterium includes:
- a CDS encoding response regulator, whose translation MDLTYYTQTKLRFILTFNVIGFFSSLGMLTLFALTKEINPFVSTITTVVLPIFLAGIYFCYSKKVIHASYSSFLTIVCACSISPFLNIAVFISFITIFIFSYGLLSIRKIQFYGYIFLITVACIFKLLLEIDSFSLKFFSPSSLSVSNLSLLSIFIFSIFSYSLFIYYLVEKGLRNSEELLLAKLALEKQNRETEEASNSKSIFLARVNHELRTPMQAALSASELLPQSPENLPILRAAISQSLLIIEDILDFTRIAKNNMKLQSKKFSLLLGMHELIQVYQSKTPDSVEIQTEFAADIPSHFIGDPTRFFDIIRNLLSNAVKWTNSGIIKVKLYWEDQSYSRLGFTITDNGPGIPDDLIKNIFEPFIQGKLRHTSEQGVGLGLYIARKAVEAMNGSIKVQNRKEGGAIFSFSIALQPCKEWLNANEKENHCYQCPNNPKILQHTIANNKTINYKLKILIVEDVEVNANLLKKLLHREGFQELELAFTGQEAIKKITELRPDIVFLDLNLPDMDGFNIVRTLRERNIEPKYIVLTGDATTDVFEHCREIGLNNILPKPAKINKIMEALHQAQ comes from the coding sequence ATGGATCTTACATACTACACACAAACAAAATTACGTTTCATACTTACTTTTAATGTAATCGGATTCTTTTCTTCCCTTGGAATGTTAACTTTGTTTGCCTTAACAAAAGAAATAAACCCATTTGTAAGTACCATTACCACAGTGGTTCTTCCTATTTTCCTTGCAGGTATTTATTTCTGTTATTCGAAAAAAGTTATCCATGCCTCTTATAGTTCCTTTTTGACTATAGTCTGTGCCTGTAGCATATCACCATTTCTAAATATAGCAGTATTTATATCCTTTATCACCATCTTTATTTTTTCCTACGGACTCTTATCTATTCGAAAAATTCAATTTTACGGTTATATATTTCTAATAACTGTAGCATGTATATTCAAACTTCTATTAGAAATTGATTCATTTTCCCTCAAGTTTTTTTCTCCTTCCTCACTATCTGTCTCCAACCTGAGTTTATTAAGCATATTCATATTCTCTATTTTTTCTTATTCCTTATTTATATATTATTTAGTTGAAAAAGGTTTACGAAATTCGGAGGAATTGTTACTCGCCAAACTTGCCCTTGAAAAGCAAAATAGAGAAACTGAAGAAGCATCGAATTCCAAATCAATCTTTCTTGCACGTGTGAATCACGAATTACGCACTCCCATGCAAGCAGCCCTTTCTGCCAGTGAGCTACTGCCTCAATCACCTGAAAACTTGCCTATTCTAAGAGCTGCCATTTCACAATCTTTACTCATTATTGAAGACATCCTGGATTTTACAAGAATTGCAAAAAACAATATGAAACTTCAATCTAAAAAATTTTCACTACTCCTGGGAATGCATGAACTCATACAGGTCTATCAAAGTAAAACCCCGGATTCAGTAGAAATACAGACTGAGTTTGCAGCAGATATCCCCAGTCATTTTATAGGAGATCCTACCAGATTTTTTGATATAATCAGAAACCTTTTATCCAATGCAGTTAAGTGGACAAACTCCGGTATTATTAAAGTGAAATTATATTGGGAAGATCAAAGTTATTCAAGACTGGGTTTTACAATAACTGACAATGGCCCGGGAATCCCTGATGACCTTATAAAAAATATTTTTGAACCTTTTATCCAGGGAAAATTACGTCATACAAGTGAACAGGGAGTCGGACTTGGATTGTATATTGCCAGGAAAGCTGTAGAAGCTATGAATGGAAGTATAAAAGTCCAAAACAGAAAAGAAGGTGGAGCCATATTTTCTTTCTCTATTGCTTTGCAGCCCTGCAAAGAATGGCTAAATGCAAATGAAAAAGAAAATCATTGTTATCAATGTCCCAATAACCCTAAAATTCTACAGCATACAATAGCTAATAATAAGACTATCAATTATAAACTTAAAATACTTATTGTAGAAGACGTAGAAGTAAATGCAAATCTTCTAAAGAAACTCTTACACAGAGAGGGTTTTCAAGAACTTGAGTTGGCTTTTACCGGACAGGAAGCAATTAAGAAAATTACAGAGCTAAGACCTGATATAGTTTTTTTAGACCTGAACCTTCCTGATATGGACGGTTTTAATATAGTAAGAACTTTAAGAGAACGAAATATTGAACCCAAATATATTGTTTTAACCGGGGATGCAACGACAGATGTATTTGAACATTGCCGAGAAATTGGTTTAAATAATATTTTACCTAAACCGGCTAAAATAAATAAGATTATGGAAGCTTTACATCAAGCTCAATAA
- a CDS encoding mechanosensitive ion channel, translating into MGNLKLIKDLNPFYLLLEPKRSWYQDFILYVYFLIILYFILHFITYWMEKKLSTVDIQTIYNHRKIARRFFLLFAVIFAFPIFYHRLDYLPTFLGIIAAAITISLKEVTLSIVAWFIIRSSHGFEVGDRIEVDGVKGDVIDITLLKFSLIEVNKERSIDQSTNRIVSFPNNFVILYKIFIVSQKMDYVWDEIHFYISIDSDIDRVELLLQEILKKAYFAEVDEIERQLREVSKRYLMKLGVSTPIVYTTLEEGKVMISLRYLTRIKQKRQNRSQLSRAVIHALKKEKKIKIIS; encoded by the coding sequence ATGGGGAATTTAAAACTGATAAAAGATCTAAATCCATTCTACCTGTTATTAGAACCAAAAAGAAGCTGGTATCAAGACTTTATATTATATGTGTATTTTCTAATAATTCTTTATTTTATATTACATTTCATTACTTACTGGATGGAAAAGAAGTTAAGTACAGTAGATATACAAACCATTTATAATCATAGAAAAATTGCCAGACGCTTTTTTCTACTATTTGCGGTTATATTTGCTTTTCCAATATTTTACCATCGTCTTGATTATCTACCTACTTTTTTAGGGATAATTGCAGCAGCTATCACAATTTCCTTAAAAGAGGTCACTTTAAGTATAGTTGCCTGGTTCATCATTCGCTCCAGTCACGGATTTGAAGTGGGGGATAGAATAGAAGTAGATGGGGTTAAAGGAGATGTAATTGATATTACGTTATTAAAGTTTTCTCTAATAGAGGTAAACAAAGAGCGTTCGATTGACCAGTCTACCAATCGAATTGTGAGTTTTCCGAATAACTTTGTAATCTTATATAAGATATTTATCGTATCTCAAAAAATGGACTATGTATGGGATGAAATTCATTTCTATATTTCAATAGACTCTGATATAGATAGGGTAGAATTATTACTTCAGGAAATATTAAAAAAAGCTTACTTTGCGGAGGTTGATGAAATAGAAAGGCAGCTAAGGGAAGTCTCGAAACGCTATCTGATGAAATTAGGAGTTTCTACTCCTATTGTTTATACGACCCTTGAAGAAGGAAAGGTCATGATTTCACTCAGGTATTTAACCCGTATAAAACAAAAAAGGCAGAATCGCAGCCAGTTAAGTAGAGCGGTGATTCATGCCTTAAAAAAAGAGAAGAAGATAAAAATTATTTCATAG